A single Banduia mediterranea DNA region contains:
- a CDS encoding lyase family protein, producing the protein MKDRKFRTERDSMGELQVPRKALWGAQTQRAVENFPVSGLRMPRAFIRALALVKLTAAEVNQTLGYIEADMAAAIIEAASEVADGRHDEHFPVDVFQTGSGTSSNMNANEVIAHLASGRLGRTVHPNDHVNYGQSSNDVIPTALHVAASLRVEEHLLPALAHLVKTIERKAKSLSGQTKTGRTHLMDAMPVRFDQELSGWAQQIRNGIARVESALPRLKALAQGGTAVGTGINADPKFGKRFASALSKRSKIRFT; encoded by the coding sequence ATGAAGGACAGGAAATTCAGGACCGAACGAGACAGCATGGGCGAGTTGCAGGTCCCGCGCAAAGCGCTGTGGGGCGCGCAGACACAGCGCGCCGTCGAGAACTTCCCGGTATCCGGTCTGCGCATGCCGCGCGCCTTCATCCGCGCGCTGGCATTGGTCAAGCTGACGGCCGCCGAGGTCAATCAGACCCTGGGCTATATCGAAGCCGACATGGCGGCCGCGATCATCGAGGCCGCCAGCGAGGTCGCCGACGGTCGGCACGACGAGCATTTTCCGGTGGATGTTTTCCAGACCGGCTCCGGCACCTCCAGCAACATGAACGCCAACGAGGTGATCGCGCATCTGGCGAGCGGCAGGCTCGGCCGGACGGTGCACCCCAATGATCACGTCAACTATGGCCAGTCGTCGAACGACGTGATTCCGACGGCCTTGCACGTGGCGGCGAGCTTGCGCGTGGAAGAGCATCTGCTGCCGGCGCTGGCGCATCTGGTCAAGACCATCGAGCGCAAGGCCAAGTCACTATCGGGGCAGACCAAGACCGGACGCACGCATTTGATGGACGCAATGCCGGTGCGATTCGATCAGGAGCTGTCCGGCTGGGCCCAGCAGATCCGCAACGGCATCGCCCGCGTCGAATCCGCGCTACCCAGGCTCAAGGCCCTGGCACAGGGCGGTACGGCCGTGGGGACCGGCATCAACGCGGACCCGAAGTTCGGGAAGCGCTTTGCCTCGGCATTATCGAAGCGCAGCAAGATCCGGTTCAC
- the purB gene encoding adenylosuccinate lyase produces MNLTSLSAISPIDGRYADKTFKLREIFSEYGLIRYRVLVEIRWLEALSAEAAIPEVPQLSASARDRLEEIAVQFDISEAQRVKSIEQTTNHDVKAVEYYLKEKIGNHGELGAVKEFIHFACTSEDINNLAYAMMLHDCRDQVLLPAWDHLVRLIGDLAHRYAEQPLLSRTHGQPASPSTLGKEMAVFVQRLKRQRKQLAQVEILGKINGAIGNWNAHMAAYPDIDWPAFSAAFLNGLGIDQSPATTQIEPHDFIAEYFHAVARFNTILLDFCRDVWGYISVGYFRQRTVQGEVGSSTMPHKVNPIDFENAEGNLGIANALLYHLAEKLPISRWQRDLSDSTALRNIGVGIAHSSLAYQSAEKGISKLEADALRLGRDLDENWEVLGEAIQTVMRRHGLPEPYERLKHLTRGKRVDRVAMREFINGLALPETDKQRLLEMTPASYVGNAIKQANEA; encoded by the coding sequence ATGAATCTGACCTCGCTTTCCGCCATTTCCCCGATCGACGGCCGCTATGCGGACAAGACCTTCAAGCTGCGCGAGATCTTTTCGGAGTACGGGCTGATCCGTTACCGCGTACTGGTGGAAATCCGCTGGCTGGAGGCGCTTTCGGCGGAGGCTGCGATTCCGGAAGTTCCCCAGCTCAGTGCCTCGGCACGTGACCGCCTTGAGGAAATCGCCGTCCAGTTCGACATCAGCGAGGCCCAGCGGGTCAAGTCGATCGAGCAGACCACCAATCACGACGTCAAGGCGGTCGAGTACTACCTCAAGGAGAAGATCGGCAATCACGGGGAGCTCGGCGCGGTGAAGGAGTTCATCCATTTCGCCTGCACCTCCGAGGACATCAACAATCTGGCCTATGCAATGATGTTGCACGATTGCCGCGATCAAGTGCTGCTGCCAGCCTGGGATCATCTGGTACGGCTGATCGGAGACCTCGCCCACCGCTACGCCGAGCAACCGCTGCTGTCGCGCACACATGGGCAGCCGGCATCGCCTTCGACGCTGGGCAAGGAAATGGCGGTGTTCGTGCAACGCCTCAAGCGCCAGCGCAAGCAGTTAGCTCAGGTTGAGATCCTCGGCAAGATCAACGGCGCGATCGGCAACTGGAATGCGCACATGGCGGCCTATCCGGACATCGATTGGCCGGCGTTTTCGGCGGCCTTCCTGAACGGCCTCGGCATCGATCAGAGTCCGGCGACGACACAGATCGAACCACACGACTTCATCGCCGAGTATTTCCATGCGGTCGCGCGCTTCAACACGATCCTGCTGGATTTCTGTCGCGACGTGTGGGGCTACATTTCGGTCGGCTACTTCCGCCAGCGCACCGTCCAGGGCGAAGTTGGCAGTTCGACCATGCCGCACAAGGTCAACCCGATCGACTTCGAGAACGCCGAAGGCAATCTCGGCATCGCCAACGCACTGCTCTATCACCTTGCGGAAAAGCTGCCGATCTCACGCTGGCAGCGCGACCTCTCTGATTCCACGGCCTTGCGCAATATCGGCGTCGGCATCGCCCACAGCAGCCTCGCCTATCAATCTGCCGAAAAAGGCATTTCCAAGCTCGAAGCCGATGCCTTGCGGTTGGGCCGCGATCTCGACGAGAACTGGGAGGTGCTGGGCGAAGCGATCCAGACCGTGATGCGGCGCCACGGCCTGCCCGAGCCCTACGAACGGCTCAAGCATCTGACACGCGGCAAACGTGTGGATCGCGTCGCCATGCGCGAGTTCATCAACGGACTCGCCTTGCCGGAAACCGACAAGCAGCGCCTGCTCGAAATGACGCCGGCGAGTTACGTCGGCAACGCGATCAAGCAGGCCAACGAGGCGTAA
- a CDS encoding acyl-CoA thioesterase, translating into MNSELDAEFAFRQSLQVRWGDMDALGHVNNARFFTYDETLRLDYFAQLTQTGGRLGQDFGLILARIECDFKAQLHAPATLEIAYRIRKIGRTSFRTESRMVQGDTLIAVVQAALVWFDYAENRAIPVPGPIRDRIMAFERIAPEN; encoded by the coding sequence ATGAACTCAGAGCTGGATGCCGAGTTCGCCTTTCGGCAATCGCTTCAAGTCCGCTGGGGTGACATGGATGCCCTCGGGCATGTCAATAACGCTCGTTTCTTCACCTATGACGAAACGCTGCGGCTGGATTATTTCGCCCAGCTGACACAGACCGGTGGACGGCTAGGCCAGGATTTCGGCCTGATCCTGGCGCGCATCGAGTGTGACTTCAAGGCGCAGCTGCATGCACCGGCCACGCTCGAAATCGCCTACCGAATCCGCAAGATCGGTCGGACCAGTTTTCGTACCGAATCCAGGATGGTTCAGGGCGATACGTTGATCGCCGTGGTCCAGGCCGCGCTGGTCTGGTTCGACTACGCCGAGAACCGCGCGATACCGGTTCCCGGCCCGATCCGTGACCGAATCATGGCGTTCGAACGCATCGCGCCGGAAAACTGA
- a CDS encoding DUF1289 domain-containing protein — MSFSPMTTVHPCRAIKLSEIRANASAPESTSPCVSICKLDSAGICVGCGRTMPEIQAWPTAHHVAREQIRRAAQYRLSIIESDTVTKAFTSR; from the coding sequence ATGTCATTTTCACCCATGACAACCGTCCATCCATGCCGTGCCATCAAATTGTCCGAGATTCGCGCCAACGCGTCTGCCCCCGAGTCGACCTCACCCTGCGTTTCGATATGCAAGCTCGACAGCGCCGGAATCTGCGTCGGGTGCGGCCGTACCATGCCGGAAATTCAGGCATGGCCGACGGCCCATCACGTGGCGCGCGAGCAGATTCGCCGCGCCGCGCAATACCGGCTGTCTATAATCGAATCCGACACTGTCACTAAGGCCTTCACTTCGCGATGA
- a CDS encoding ABC1 kinase family protein yields the protein MLGSVGALARGQSRDQVWQAVGEDWYRTLSEMKGAAMKFGQMVSQYADVLPAPLAEQLQKLQRDAQPIPFEEARGILDEVWGEVQWLRLPWVDPQAMACASIGQVHAARLDDERDVVVKIRHRGVTDDIDSDIAMLGRMLKLSRVMPVDAKAIDEVLAEVADRLREETDYCIELANLQALRASNDDPAVRLPEPVIDLCSDRCLVLERVDAASLEEAKSWPQAERDRLGDTLMRWTFDQVFRHGVLHADPHPGNFGFYRDGGIAVYDFGCVKRIAPEMAAQMRDFLRAADRRDWSAIHQLLIELHALRGTAGDRGKTPALADLQALYQRVHEAIYGSLFAEQSYDFSDPAVLERSRALATRSIKHVADFRPVRDMAFVMRTLSGKYWLLRALGARVDLRSIIDRHTA from the coding sequence GTGTTGGGTTCCGTTGGTGCGCTGGCGCGAGGACAGTCGCGGGATCAGGTGTGGCAGGCGGTGGGTGAGGACTGGTATCGCACGCTGTCGGAGATGAAGGGTGCAGCGATGAAGTTCGGGCAGATGGTCTCGCAGTACGCGGACGTGCTGCCGGCTCCGCTGGCGGAGCAGTTGCAGAAGCTGCAGCGCGACGCCCAGCCGATTCCGTTTGAGGAGGCCCGTGGGATTCTGGACGAGGTATGGGGTGAGGTGCAGTGGCTACGGTTGCCGTGGGTCGATCCGCAGGCCATGGCCTGTGCCTCCATCGGGCAGGTGCACGCGGCGCGGCTCGACGACGAGCGCGACGTGGTCGTCAAGATCCGCCATCGCGGCGTGACCGACGACATCGATTCCGACATCGCGATGCTGGGCCGCATGCTCAAGCTCAGCCGGGTGATGCCGGTGGATGCCAAGGCGATCGACGAGGTGCTGGCCGAAGTTGCGGATCGTCTGCGCGAGGAGACCGATTACTGCATCGAACTGGCCAATCTCCAGGCCTTGCGGGCGAGCAATGACGATCCGGCGGTGAGGCTGCCCGAGCCGGTCATTGATTTGTGCTCGGATCGCTGCCTAGTGCTCGAACGCGTCGATGCCGCGTCCCTGGAAGAGGCCAAGTCCTGGCCTCAGGCCGAGCGCGACCGGCTCGGCGACACCCTGATGCGATGGACCTTCGACCAGGTGTTCCGGCACGGCGTGCTGCATGCCGATCCGCATCCCGGCAACTTCGGTTTCTATCGCGACGGCGGGATCGCGGTCTATGATTTCGGCTGCGTCAAGCGCATCGCGCCGGAGATGGCCGCGCAGATGCGCGATTTCCTGCGTGCGGCCGACCGCCGGGACTGGTCGGCGATTCACCAGTTGCTGATCGAACTGCATGCACTACGCGGTACCGCCGGCGATCGCGGGAAAACGCCGGCCTTGGCCGATCTACAAGCGCTGTATCAACGTGTGCACGAGGCCATCTACGGCAGCCTGTTCGCCGAGCAAAGCTATGACTTTTCCGATCCGGCGGTGCTGGAGCGCTCACGTGCGCTGGCCACACGCTCGATCAAACATGTGGCGGACTTCCGTCCGGTGCGTGACATGGCCTTCGTGATGCGGACGCTGAGCGGAAAGTACTGGCTGTTGCGGGCGCTGGGTGCGCGCGTCGACTTACGGTCCATCATCGATCGTCACACGGCCTGA
- a CDS encoding GNAT family N-acetyltransferase: MANLIEFETERLLLRQWLPADREPFAALNSDSKVMEYFPTLLTRAESDAMADRCQSLIEERGWGFWAAECKASQEFIGFVGLHTPSAELPFSPCVEVGWRLAFQHWGKGFATEAASEALRVGFQVLQLEEIVSFTTLGNHRSRAVMERLGMRQAGTFEHPHVPENTGLRQHFLYRLSGASHAGLRLR; this comes from the coding sequence ATGGCTAATCTGATCGAATTTGAAACCGAGCGTCTTCTTTTGCGGCAATGGCTACCTGCTGATCGCGAGCCGTTTGCTGCGCTCAATTCAGATTCAAAGGTGATGGAGTATTTCCCGACTCTTCTTACGCGTGCGGAGAGTGACGCCATGGCTGACCGTTGTCAGTCACTCATCGAAGAGCGTGGGTGGGGCTTCTGGGCAGCCGAATGCAAAGCCTCGCAAGAGTTCATTGGCTTTGTCGGCTTGCACACACCATCGGCAGAACTCCCTTTTTCTCCTTGCGTCGAGGTCGGGTGGCGTCTTGCGTTTCAGCATTGGGGCAAAGGGTTTGCTACGGAAGCTGCTTCGGAGGCTCTTCGTGTCGGTTTCCAAGTACTCCAGTTGGAAGAAATTGTGTCCTTCACAACGCTCGGCAACCACAGATCACGCGCCGTTATGGAGCGTTTGGGTATGCGGCAGGCTGGTACCTTCGAGCATCCTCATGTTCCGGAAAACACCGGCCTGCGTCAGCACTTTCTGTACCGCCTGTCGGGAGCAAGCCATGCCGGGTTACGGTTACGGTGA
- a CDS encoding carbon-nitrogen hydrolase yields MKPKILRVGVVQQACDDHRDHNLRTSETAIREAAASGAQLVLLQELHTGPYFCQYESTELFDLAEAIPGPSTEFLGGLAHELGVVIIGSLFERRAPGLYHNTAVVLESDGSLAGIYRKMHIPDDPGYYEKFYFTPGDLGFEPIDTSVGRLGVLVCWDQWYPEAARMMALAGADLLFYPTAIGWNPDDDEAEKGRQRDAWTTIQRSHAVANGLPVIVANRTGFEADPTGTLSGAQFWGSSFVVGPQGEFLAQAGTERAEVLVVDVDLARSENVRRCWPFLRDRRIDAYSELTCRFRR; encoded by the coding sequence ATGAAGCCCAAAATTCTCCGTGTCGGCGTGGTGCAGCAGGCCTGCGACGACCACCGCGACCACAATCTCCGGACCTCCGAGACCGCGATTCGCGAAGCCGCCGCGAGCGGCGCGCAGTTGGTGCTGTTGCAGGAGCTGCACACCGGGCCCTACTTCTGCCAGTACGAATCCACCGAACTGTTCGACCTGGCCGAGGCCATTCCCGGCCCGTCCACCGAATTCCTGGGCGGACTCGCGCACGAATTGGGCGTGGTCATCATCGGCTCGCTGTTCGAACGCCGCGCGCCGGGGCTATACCACAATACCGCCGTGGTCCTGGAGTCGGACGGCTCGCTGGCCGGCATCTACCGCAAGATGCATATCCCGGACGATCCCGGCTATTACGAAAAGTTCTACTTCACCCCGGGCGATCTCGGCTTCGAGCCGATCGACACCTCGGTCGGCCGGCTCGGCGTGCTGGTGTGCTGGGACCAGTGGTACCCGGAAGCCGCGCGGATGATGGCGCTGGCCGGTGCGGACCTGCTGTTCTATCCCACTGCCATCGGCTGGAATCCGGACGACGACGAGGCCGAGAAGGGCCGCCAGCGCGACGCCTGGACCACCATCCAGCGCTCGCACGCCGTCGCCAACGGCCTGCCGGTGATCGTCGCCAATCGCACCGGTTTCGAAGCCGATCCCACCGGCACTCTGAGCGGCGCGCAGTTCTGGGGCTCCAGCTTCGTGGTCGGCCCGCAGGGCGAATTCCTGGCCCAAGCCGGCACCGAGCGCGCGGAAGTGCTGGTGGTGGACGTGGACCTGGCACGCTCCGAAAACGTGCGCCGCTGCTGGCCGTTCCTGCGCGATCGCCGCATCGATGCCTATTCGGAACTGACTTGTCGCTTCAGGCGGTGA
- a CDS encoding agmatine deiminase family protein, which produces MPTSTVLPAEWHPQIAVMLTWPRADGDFAGIFDAVETNFVELACAIARFAPLIISRESGTVDLQQRLIEAGIPPDRLWIYAAASDDVWARDHGPITVFRNGTPVMLDFRFNGWGGKFSADRDNLISKKLHAAGAFEGYTLESVDFVLEGGGIESDGIGTLLTTERCLLTPTRNPDYDKSGIESRLKLMLGVDRVLWLKHGDLLGDDTDGHIDTLARFCSVDTIAYQACEDTSDPHYALLTGMAQELAGLSRADGQPYRLIPLPLPAPILDADGRRLPAGYANFLIVNGGVLVPTYDDPMDDLAIAHLREAFPDRTIVGVNCRALIHQYGSLHCTTMQIPAFDRRR; this is translated from the coding sequence ATGCCGACCTCAACCGTCCTGCCCGCCGAGTGGCATCCGCAAATCGCGGTGATGCTGACCTGGCCGCGCGCCGATGGCGATTTCGCCGGCATCTTCGATGCGGTGGAAACCAACTTCGTGGAACTGGCCTGCGCGATCGCCCGGTTCGCGCCGCTGATCATCAGCCGCGAATCCGGGACCGTGGACCTGCAACAGCGCTTGATCGAAGCCGGCATACCGCCGGACCGCCTGTGGATCTACGCCGCCGCCAGCGATGACGTCTGGGCGCGCGATCATGGACCGATCACGGTGTTTCGAAACGGTACACCGGTGATGCTGGACTTCCGCTTCAATGGCTGGGGCGGCAAGTTCTCTGCAGACCGTGACAATCTCATCAGCAAGAAGCTGCACGCGGCCGGTGCGTTCGAAGGCTATACGCTGGAATCCGTCGATTTCGTGCTTGAGGGTGGCGGCATCGAATCCGACGGCATCGGCACGCTGCTGACCACGGAACGCTGTCTGCTGACGCCCACGCGCAATCCGGACTACGACAAATCTGGCATCGAATCGCGGCTCAAGCTGATGCTGGGCGTGGATCGCGTGCTGTGGCTCAAGCACGGCGACCTGCTTGGCGACGATACCGACGGCCATATCGACACGCTGGCACGGTTCTGCAGCGTGGACACGATCGCGTACCAGGCCTGCGAGGACACCTCCGACCCGCACTACGCGCTGCTGACCGGCATGGCCCAGGAACTGGCCGGCCTGTCGCGTGCGGACGGCCAGCCCTACCGCCTGATTCCATTGCCCCTGCCGGCTCCGATTCTGGATGCGGACGGCCGCCGCCTGCCGGCCGGTTATGCGAACTTCCTGATCGTCAACGGCGGTGTGCTGGTGCCGACCTACGATGACCCGATGGACGATCTCGCCATCGCCCATCTGCGCGAGGCCTTTCCGGACCGGACGATCGTCGGCGTGAACTGCCGCGCGCTGATCCACCAGTACGGCAGCCTGCATTGCACGACCATGCAGATTCCCGCATTCGATCGCCGACGGTAA
- a CDS encoding dihydrolipoamide acetyltransferase family protein, which produces MSIFKLPDLGEGLQEADIREWLVKVGDEVKVDQPLVSVETAKAVVEVPSPVTGRIARLCAADGDTVEVGKPLVEFEGDEVVQAAPAPATTEAESEAIRDTGVVVGAMKQGNEVVAERATRVGTAGGLKVTPAVRALAHRLNVDLTIITATGPEGMITAADVQRVHKVLSEVGPLEKLRGPRKAMANAMSQARDEIATATVTDDAVLHAWQGKQDLTMRLLRALVAACKREPSLNAWYDQHDIGRRVLGKIHVGMAVDTDEGLFVAVLQDVANRDEASLRAGLVKMKEAAQSRTMPPEELRGYTITLSNFGRFGGKYATPVVVPPTVAIVAAGSTRDAVVPIDGQITIARILPLSVSFDHRCVTGGEATRFLSAMIEDLQKAT; this is translated from the coding sequence ATGAGCATCTTCAAATTACCGGATCTCGGCGAAGGCCTGCAGGAAGCCGATATCCGCGAATGGCTGGTCAAGGTCGGCGACGAGGTCAAGGTCGACCAGCCGCTGGTTTCGGTCGAAACCGCCAAGGCCGTGGTCGAGGTGCCGAGTCCGGTGACCGGGCGCATCGCCAGGCTGTGCGCGGCCGATGGCGACACCGTCGAGGTCGGCAAACCCCTGGTTGAGTTCGAAGGCGATGAAGTCGTGCAGGCAGCGCCTGCGCCGGCAACCACCGAAGCCGAATCCGAAGCGATCCGCGATACCGGCGTGGTCGTCGGCGCCATGAAGCAGGGCAACGAGGTCGTCGCCGAAAGGGCTACGCGCGTCGGGACGGCGGGCGGACTCAAGGTGACACCCGCGGTACGAGCGCTGGCGCACCGCCTCAATGTGGACCTGACGATCATCACCGCCACCGGGCCCGAAGGCATGATCACCGCGGCCGACGTGCAACGCGTGCACAAGGTGCTGAGCGAGGTCGGGCCACTGGAAAAACTGCGCGGACCGCGCAAGGCCATGGCCAACGCCATGTCGCAGGCGCGTGACGAGATCGCCACGGCGACCGTCACCGACGACGCCGTGCTTCACGCCTGGCAAGGCAAGCAGGATCTGACCATGCGTCTGCTGCGCGCTCTGGTGGCCGCTTGCAAACGCGAACCCTCGCTCAATGCCTGGTACGACCAGCACGACATCGGCCGACGCGTGCTCGGCAAGATTCACGTCGGCATGGCCGTGGATACCGACGAGGGCCTGTTCGTCGCCGTATTGCAGGACGTCGCCAACCGCGACGAAGCCTCGCTGCGCGCCGGCCTGGTGAAAATGAAGGAGGCCGCCCAGAGCCGCACGATGCCACCCGAGGAACTGCGCGGCTACACCATCACCCTGTCCAACTTCGGCCGATTCGGCGGCAAGTACGCGACGCCAGTGGTGGTGCCGCCCACCGTCGCGATCGTCGCCGCCGGTTCGACTCGCGATGCGGTGGTCCCGATCGATGGTCAGATCACCATCGCCAGGATCCTGCCGCTGTCGGTCAGCTTCGACCACCGCTGCGTGACCGGCGGCGAAGCCACGCGCTTTCTTTCGGCGATGATCGAGGACTTGCAGAAGGCGACGTGA
- a CDS encoding putative toxin-antitoxin system toxin component, PIN family, protein MQQRIVIDTSVLIAALIGRTGPAREILRGCLTGRYRLLIGNALFSEYEDVPSRPDIRRSCPLDSLEIRSLLNALYSTSEWVSIYFLWRPNLRDEGDNHLIELAVAGQAQWLITNNLRNLARGELKFADINVVTPEALLKR, encoded by the coding sequence ATGCAGCAACGGATCGTCATCGATACAAGCGTGCTGATTGCGGCACTGATCGGCCGAACGGGACCCGCTCGCGAGATTCTGCGCGGGTGCTTGACTGGCCGCTACCGGCTGCTGATCGGAAACGCGCTGTTCAGTGAATATGAGGATGTGCCGAGCAGGCCGGATATCCGCAGATCCTGCCCGCTCGACTCACTTGAAATCCGGAGCCTTTTGAACGCTTTGTATTCAACCAGCGAGTGGGTGTCGATTTACTTTTTGTGGCGCCCCAACCTGCGCGACGAAGGCGACAACCATTTGATCGAGCTCGCCGTCGCCGGTCAGGCTCAATGGCTGATCACGAACAATCTTCGCAATCTGGCACGCGGCGAGCTCAAATTCGCCGACATCAATGTAGTCACGCCCGAAGCTCTATTGAAGAGGTAG
- a CDS encoding alpha-ketoacid dehydrogenase subunit beta — protein MDGTKTEVANLALIEAINLALRSEMRRDPDVVMLGEDIGRNGGVFRATVGLLDEFGPDRVIDTPLAETLIAAMAIGLSTQGLKPVAEIQFSGFMYPCVDQVVNHASRYRNRTRGRLSCPMVIRAPNGGGIHAPEHHSESLETTFAHMPGLRVVCPSSPSRAYGLLLAAMRDPDPVIFLEPTRIYRLFKQSIEDNGEALPLDECFIERDGTDITLVSWGAMMHETRLAADALAEEGISAEVVDIATLKPLDMGTILESVSKTGRCVIIQESPRAGGWASEIAANLAEHGLLTLFAPVMRVSGYDTIMPLARRERAYIPDMQRILVEVRKVFEVAPLG, from the coding sequence ATGGACGGCACCAAGACCGAAGTCGCCAACCTGGCCCTGATCGAGGCGATCAATCTGGCGCTGCGCTCGGAGATGCGGCGCGATCCGGATGTGGTCATGCTCGGCGAGGACATCGGCCGCAACGGCGGCGTGTTCCGCGCCACCGTCGGCCTGCTCGACGAATTCGGCCCGGATCGCGTGATCGACACACCGCTGGCCGAAACCCTGATCGCCGCGATGGCGATCGGCCTGTCGACGCAGGGCCTCAAACCCGTCGCCGAAATCCAGTTTTCGGGCTTCATGTATCCCTGCGTCGATCAGGTAGTCAACCACGCCAGCCGCTACCGCAACCGTACGCGCGGGCGTCTGTCCTGCCCGATGGTGATCCGCGCGCCGAATGGCGGCGGCATCCACGCCCCGGAACATCATTCCGAATCCCTGGAAACCACCTTCGCCCACATGCCGGGACTGCGTGTGGTGTGTCCGTCCTCGCCGAGCCGCGCCTACGGTCTTTTGCTGGCCGCAATGCGCGATCCGGACCCGGTGATCTTCCTGGAGCCGACCCGCATCTACCGGCTGTTCAAGCAATCGATCGAGGACAACGGCGAAGCCCTGCCGCTGGACGAATGCTTCATCGAACGCGACGGCACCGACATCACCCTGGTGTCCTGGGGCGCGATGATGCACGAGACGCGGCTGGCGGCCGACGCCCTGGCCGAGGAAGGCATCTCCGCCGAAGTGGTTGACATAGCGACACTCAAGCCCCTGGACATGGGCACGATCCTCGAATCCGTGAGCAAGACCGGCCGCTGCGTGATCATCCAGGAATCACCGCGCGCCGGCGGCTGGGCCTCCGAGATTGCCGCCAACCTCGCCGAGCACGGCCTGCTGACACTGTTCGCGCCGGTGATGCGCGTTTCCGGCTACGACACGATCATGCCGCTGGCGCGGCGCGAGCGCGCCTACATCCCGGACATGCAGCGCATCCTCGTCGAGGTGCGCAAGGTCTTCGAAGTGGCGCCGCTGGGCTGA
- the pdhA gene encoding pyruvate dehydrogenase (acetyl-transferring) E1 component subunit alpha translates to MKRVASFEIILTRYLDTEGRPLAALPDGAADPDRVRSMYRSMVRTRAFDKKAVALQRTGQLGTYAACLGQEAVGTAVGMALRADDVYIPAYREYAAQFLRGVSMTEILLYWGGDERGMDYAADSARQDYPLSVPIATHVPHAIGVAYAFRLRKQDRVVLASCGDGATSKGDFYEAVSSAKVWNLPIVFLVTNNQWAISLPRDKQTGAQTLAQKGIAGGIIGQQVDGNDAIATYEILNQAIAAARAGEGPQLVEAITYRLHDHTTADDARRYRSEDEVKAAWARCPIKRLRAYLESQNAWSSADEESLQSEAVAAAESAAQAFTAMEAEPPETIFDHLYAELPTSMHWQREEVAARGPVEGAH, encoded by the coding sequence ATCAAGCGTGTCGCGAGCTTTGAAATCATCCTGACACGGTATCTGGATACCGAGGGCCGCCCCCTGGCGGCCCTGCCGGACGGGGCAGCGGACCCGGATCGCGTCAGGAGCATGTACCGCAGCATGGTGCGCACCCGCGCCTTCGACAAGAAAGCCGTGGCCCTGCAGAGAACCGGGCAGCTCGGCACCTACGCCGCCTGCCTCGGTCAGGAAGCCGTGGGCACTGCCGTCGGCATGGCGCTGCGCGCCGACGATGTCTACATCCCCGCCTATCGCGAATACGCGGCGCAGTTCCTGCGCGGCGTGAGCATGACCGAGATCCTGCTCTATTGGGGAGGCGACGAGCGCGGCATGGACTACGCCGCCGACTCGGCGCGCCAGGACTATCCGCTTTCGGTACCGATCGCCACACACGTGCCGCACGCCATCGGCGTCGCCTACGCGTTCCGGCTGCGCAAGCAGGACCGCGTGGTACTGGCGTCCTGCGGTGACGGCGCCACCAGCAAGGGCGATTTCTACGAGGCCGTCAGCTCGGCCAAGGTCTGGAACCTGCCGATCGTGTTTCTGGTGACCAACAACCAGTGGGCGATCTCGCTGCCGCGCGACAAACAGACCGGCGCGCAGACCCTGGCGCAGAAGGGCATCGCCGGCGGCATCATCGGCCAGCAGGTCGACGGCAACGACGCTATCGCCACCTATGAAATCCTGAACCAGGCGATCGCGGCGGCACGAGCCGGCGAAGGGCCGCAACTGGTGGAGGCCATCACCTACCGCCTGCACGACCACACCACCGCCGACGATGCGCGCCGCTACCGCAGCGAGGACGAGGTCAAGGCCGCCTGGGCGCGCTGTCCGATCAAACGGCTGCGCGCCTATCTCGAATCGCAGAACGCCTGGAGCAGCGCAGACGAGGAGTCGCTACAGAGCGAAGCAGTGGCGGCAGCGGAATCCGCAGCTCAAGCCTTCACCGCCATGGAGGCCGAACCGCCGGAAACGATCTTCGATCATCTCTATGCCGAACTGCCGACCTCGATGCACTGGCAGCGCGAGGAAGTGGCGGCACGCGGACCGGTCGAGGGGGCGCACTGA